The Deltaproteobacteria bacterium genomic sequence TAACGCTCTACCAAGGGTTCCACCCTGAGGCGGTGGCGGCCGGAAAAATAATGGGCCTCCTTGAGATCTTCACAGCCAACGAGGTCTTTTCCCATGGGATGCAAGGCAGTGACATGATTCAGGTAAAGGAGGGTTAGGAGTTCAAGGAGGGGATCCTTTAATTCTTCCCAGCCGGATGGGGTGAAGAGCTTGAGGGTTCGAGTCTCCGGGTCCACCAGGATATCCTCCCTCAGAAATCGGAACTTCAAGGCGCGGGGAGGATATGCCTCAAAAAGGGTAAGATTCAGGAGGGTCGTCCGGTCCCTTCGCTCCAAGGTCTCCCAGAATTCCGGTGGTACGGTGATGGGACGTCCGTTGTGGTCCAGGGCGGGGGCCCTGTCCCTGCGTCGTCTCTCCTGCATTTTCAAGAAACCTTTACTAAAAGGGTAGGGTCCCAGAGCGAAGTTTTGGCAGGGAAAATTGCTGCAATCCCTTATACAGTAATCCAGGTTGTTCATTCGGGCGCACTCGAGAATCGTGCAGGTCCCCCCGAAGAGGCGTTTTTGGGCGGCGAGCTTGGCCTCCGCCTCCCGGCCTCTTCCTGCCCCGCAACTGGAACAAATCCCTAAGAGTCTCAGTTTGCAGACATCACAATTTATGCCGCAGGCTCCTGTCGGCATGTTTCT encodes the following:
- a CDS encoding DUF3786 domain-containing protein encodes the protein MPTGACGINCDVCKLRLLGICSSCGAGRGREAEAKLAAQKRLFGGTCTILECARMNNLDYCIRDCSNFPCQNFALGPYPFSKGFLKMQERRRRDRAPALDHNGRPITVPPEFWETLERRDRTTLLNLTLFEAYPPRALKFRFLREDILVDPETRTLKLFTPSGWEELKDPLLELLTLLYLNHVTALHPMGKDLVGCEDLKEAHYFSGRHRLRVEPLVERYGNDPEGFQEAAEYLGGEAVDMADEAFRLLPFPRVPLYYLLWKGDDEFLPRISILFDRSIETCFSASGIWSLVNLVSFFLLKGPEKSI